From one [Ruminococcus] lactaris ATCC 29176 genomic stretch:
- a CDS encoding glycoside hydrolase family 3 protein — MKSKKIIAVVGGSFLLAAAFLLILCIKFVNMKESSPTGKYAGKTEKVEQTTTDKKEQKKPDWVEEKISGMTLEEKVAQLFIITPEALTGMGKVTAAGDTTKRCLEQYPVGGMIYFAGNIEDRQQLSDMLHTTQSYSTEQSGIPIFLSVDEEGGTVARVAGSGISNVSVVEDMCEVTDEERAYEIGQTIGNYLAELGFNLDYAPVGDVLTNPENTVVKKRSFGNDSAKVAALSQKVLDGLHEENVYGVIKHFPGHGATAGDTHEGYAYTDKSLEELEQQELVPFQNAIENHIAIIMAGHISVPNVTGDNTPSSLSKIMITDVLREKMGFDGIVITDALNMGAISQHYSSAEVSVKVIEAGGDMLLMPENFQEAYQGILEAVQNGTLTEERIDESVRRILKVKEKLTAED; from the coding sequence ATGAAGAGTAAAAAAATTATTGCTGTGGTCGGCGGAAGTTTTCTGCTGGCTGCAGCCTTTCTATTAATATTGTGTATTAAATTTGTGAATATGAAAGAATCTTCCCCAACCGGAAAATACGCTGGGAAGACGGAAAAAGTGGAGCAGACTACAACCGATAAAAAGGAACAGAAGAAGCCTGACTGGGTAGAAGAAAAAATTTCCGGGATGACATTGGAAGAAAAAGTGGCTCAGTTATTTATCATTACGCCGGAAGCATTGACCGGAATGGGAAAGGTAACGGCAGCGGGAGACACGACAAAAAGATGCCTGGAACAGTATCCGGTTGGTGGCATGATTTATTTTGCAGGGAATATCGAGGACAGACAACAATTATCAGATATGCTTCACACTACGCAGTCGTACAGTACAGAGCAGAGTGGAATCCCGATTTTTCTGAGTGTAGATGAAGAAGGTGGAACTGTAGCAAGAGTTGCAGGCAGCGGAATCTCGAATGTTTCTGTTGTTGAAGATATGTGCGAAGTTACAGATGAGGAAAGAGCTTACGAAATAGGACAGACGATTGGCAATTATCTGGCAGAATTAGGTTTCAATCTGGATTATGCACCGGTAGGGGATGTTCTTACTAACCCGGAAAATACAGTTGTTAAAAAAAGATCATTCGGAAATGACAGTGCAAAAGTTGCTGCGTTGTCGCAAAAAGTACTGGATGGGCTGCATGAGGAAAATGTGTATGGAGTAATCAAGCATTTCCCGGGGCATGGGGCAACAGCCGGAGATACACATGAGGGATATGCTTATACAGACAAGTCGTTGGAAGAACTGGAGCAGCAGGAACTGGTTCCTTTTCAGAATGCCATTGAAAATCATATTGCCATTATTATGGCAGGGCATATTTCAGTACCGAATGTGACAGGAGACAATACGCCTTCTTCCCTGTCTAAAATTATGATTACGGATGTATTAAGAGAAAAAATGGGATTTGATGGAATTGTAATTACGGATGCATTGAATATGGGGGCAATTTCACAGCATTATTCTTCGGCAGAGGTCTCGGTTAAAGTTATAGAGGCTGGTGGGGATATGCTTTTGATGCCGGAAAATTTTCAGGAGGCATATCAGGGAATTTTAGAGGCTGTTCAGAATGGAACTTTAACAGAAGAAAGAATTGATGAATCGGTCAGAAGAATTTTGAAAGTAAAAGAAAAGCTGACAGCAGAGGATTAA
- a CDS encoding ATP-binding protein: protein MNAVDKYEYKQLSERMIELMQNEEYGEAKEIADSIDWRRVRNAMMLANVSDIYEKTGEYQKSYDILQIAYHRAEGSRKVLYRLSSLALKTGNVDEAIDFYDEFVQLAPKDPNRHILRYQILRAQRAPLEQQIEALEEFKKAEYIEEWAFELAKLYQEAGMTAECLEECDDLILWFSEGKYVYKAMELKMQYKPLTPSQQEKYNRRFEKNGGETEEIPDLETYVAENEEPEDHLDEAATEHSEAVSEEPVEDIPESIGQQDTGKEESSEKPVRKPEKKKIGDTMRLDEALEQLLHRKPEVSAAEDEEPDISDLESAIGDIESVVDLDMVNQISQEKHTGDVPIGMKELIPGEVSEEAADKTERIPVEITTDITEDDAEELDLEDLVAEELPEEVEEAEPVEEEAEEVEEAEPVEEEAEEVEEAEPVEEEAEEVEEAEPVEEEAEEVEEAEPVEEEAEEVEEAEPIEETQTGTIEEELQKIADAEPAEPEEEIFDMEEAEDFLEDSPAEDWEDDTESFEEADAEELSFEEILSDWDSEEAEALLEDAEEEVYDESVEETYEEEPDEDEAEDILEDAEEEPIEESAEDVVEADAEEIYEEEPEDEVTEDTPILSPDIQRLIDEIEGAVPAEESLPEEKEIEKAPEEPHENMGEVTESLRLDDLPEEDEDLFEDEDFLESEDEEDEYESYEDDDSEEDEYESYEDDDSEEDEYESYEDDDSEEDEYESYEDDDSEEDEYESYEDDDSEDEYTSYDEDEYEDEIYDDEYEDDDEAYYEESDDDELADDEEFYYEDEEEPDEEPDEEDAPDFEDEFKVDPKHSEEPDDREIPDEDDGIDIMSATTPLSRKETAKLIATGKTSPLPLDEISDALSMDTGFVVHGRYDLETQSGIGTRAGLTEEQKKLFSYFVPVRGMSEQLVDVLEQDKNCTNRKGTSKTGNLLIIGDKGNGKTVLAVDVVKAIQKQREIRQGKVAIVTGESLNKKKIGDIFDKLYGGALIIEKAGKMNEKTVAKLNRAMERDTGELLIVLEEQRKPLDRLLSSNREFRRKFTSRLEVPIFINDELVTFGQTYAQENGYKIDEMGILALYSCIDSLQREDHSVTVAEVKEVMDKAIAHSQKASAKKLVKRVFGRNTDSSDRIILSERDFNI, encoded by the coding sequence GTGAATGCGGTGGACAAATATGAATATAAGCAACTGTCAGAGCGAATGATAGAGCTTATGCAAAATGAAGAATACGGGGAAGCAAAGGAGATTGCTGACTCCATTGACTGGAGAAGGGTTCGCAATGCCATGATGCTTGCGAATGTAAGTGATATTTATGAAAAGACCGGTGAATATCAGAAAAGCTATGATATTTTGCAGATTGCTTATCATCGGGCAGAAGGAAGCCGGAAGGTATTGTATCGTCTGAGTTCTCTTGCACTGAAGACGGGGAATGTAGATGAAGCAATAGATTTTTATGATGAGTTTGTGCAGTTAGCACCAAAAGATCCGAACAGACATATTCTGAGATACCAGATCTTACGGGCACAGCGGGCTCCGTTAGAGCAGCAGATTGAAGCACTGGAAGAGTTTAAGAAGGCAGAATATATTGAAGAATGGGCGTTTGAACTTGCAAAGCTTTATCAGGAAGCAGGTATGACGGCAGAATGTCTGGAAGAATGTGATGATCTGATCCTGTGGTTCAGTGAAGGCAAATATGTATATAAAGCAATGGAATTGAAGATGCAGTATAAGCCACTGACACCTTCGCAGCAGGAAAAGTATAATCGCAGATTTGAAAAAAATGGCGGTGAGACGGAAGAGATTCCGGATCTTGAGACGTATGTTGCAGAAAATGAAGAGCCGGAAGATCATTTGGATGAAGCAGCAACGGAGCATTCAGAGGCTGTTTCAGAAGAGCCGGTTGAGGATATTCCTGAGAGTATTGGACAGCAGGATACAGGAAAAGAAGAAAGTTCAGAGAAACCAGTCCGTAAGCCGGAAAAGAAAAAGATCGGTGATACAATGCGGCTGGATGAGGCATTGGAGCAGTTACTGCATCGCAAGCCGGAAGTATCTGCGGCAGAGGATGAAGAGCCGGATATTTCTGATCTTGAGAGTGCGATCGGTGATATTGAGTCGGTCGTGGATCTTGATATGGTAAATCAGATTTCACAGGAAAAGCATACAGGTGATGTGCCAATCGGAATGAAGGAACTTATTCCTGGAGAAGTATCAGAAGAAGCGGCAGATAAGACAGAGCGGATCCCTGTAGAAATCACAACAGATATTACGGAAGATGACGCAGAAGAGCTGGATCTTGAAGATCTGGTGGCAGAAGAGCTGCCGGAAGAAGTTGAAGAGGCAGAGCCGGTTGAAGAAGAGGCGGAAGAAGTCGAAGAGGCAGAGCCGGTTGAAGAAGAGGCGGAAGAAGTCGAAGAGGCAGAGCCGGTTGAAGAAGAGGCGGAAGAAGTCGAAGAAGCAGAGCCGGTTGAAGAAGAGGCGGAAGAAGTCGAAGAGGCAGAACCGGTTGAAGAAGAGGCAGAAGAAGTCGAAGAGGCAGAGCCGATTGAAGAAACACAGACAGGGACAATAGAAGAAGAACTGCAAAAAATTGCTGATGCAGAACCGGCTGAACCGGAAGAAGAGATCTTCGATATGGAAGAAGCGGAAGACTTCCTGGAGGATTCACCTGCTGAGGATTGGGAAGATGATACAGAATCCTTTGAAGAAGCGGATGCAGAGGAGCTGAGTTTTGAAGAGATTTTATCTGACTGGGATTCGGAAGAAGCAGAGGCGTTGCTTGAGGATGCCGAGGAAGAAGTATATGATGAGTCGGTAGAAGAAACGTACGAGGAAGAACCGGACGAAGACGAAGCAGAAGATATATTAGAAGATGCCGAGGAAGAGCCGATTGAAGAATCAGCAGAAGATGTCGTTGAGGCGGATGCTGAGGAAATATACGAAGAAGAGCCGGAAGACGAGGTTACGGAAGATACTCCAATCCTGTCTCCTGATATTCAGCGGCTGATTGATGAAATTGAAGGTGCAGTTCCGGCAGAGGAGTCTTTGCCAGAAGAAAAAGAGATAGAAAAAGCACCGGAAGAACCGCATGAAAATATGGGAGAAGTGACAGAATCTCTCCGTTTAGATGATCTGCCGGAGGAAGACGAAGATTTATTTGAAGATGAAGACTTCTTAGAGTCAGAGGATGAAGAGGATGAGTACGAGTCCTATGAAGACGACGATTCAGAAGAAGATGAGTATGAATCTTACGAAGATGACGATTCAGAAGAGGATGAGTATGAATCTTACGAAGATGACGATTCAGAAGAAGATGAGTATGAATCTTACGAAGACGACGATTCAGAAGAAGATGAGTATGAATCTTACGAAGACGACGATTCAGAAGATGAATATACATCCTATGATGAAGATGAGTATGAAGATGAAATCTATGATGACGAATATGAAGATGACGATGAAGCTTATTATGAAGAATCGGATGATGATGAGTTAGCAGATGATGAGGAATTCTACTATGAAGACGAAGAAGAACCGGACGAAGAACCGGACGAGGAAGATGCACCTGATTTTGAAGATGAATTCAAGGTAGATCCGAAGCACAGTGAAGAGCCGGATGATCGGGAGATTCCGGACGAAGATGATGGAATTGATATCATGTCGGCTACGACACCGTTGAGCAGAAAGGAAACTGCAAAGCTGATCGCTACAGGTAAGACTTCTCCGTTGCCACTGGATGAAATTTCAGATGCATTATCCATGGATACAGGATTTGTAGTACATGGAAGATATGATCTGGAAACTCAGAGCGGAATCGGTACAAGAGCCGGCCTGACAGAAGAACAGAAGAAATTATTCTCTTATTTTGTTCCTGTGCGTGGCATGAGCGAACAGTTAGTAGATGTTCTGGAGCAGGATAAGAACTGTACAAACCGGAAGGGAACGTCGAAGACAGGAAATCTCCTGATTATTGGAGATAAAGGAAATGGCAAGACTGTTCTTGCAGTAGATGTAGTTAAAGCAATCCAGAAGCAGAGAGAGATCCGTCAGGGTAAGGTAGCAATCGTGACAGGAGAGTCCCTGAATAAGAAAAAGATCGGAGATATTTTCGATAAATTATACGGTGGTGCTTTGATCATTGAAAAAGCAGGAAAGATGAATGAAAAGACAGTCGCCAAGCTGAACAGGGCAATGGAGCGTGATACAGGAGAACTTCTGATCGTGCTTGAGGAACAGAGAAAGCCGTTAGATCGTCTGCTTTCCTCCAACCGTGAGTTCAGGAGAAAGTTTACTTCCCGTCTGGAAGTGCCGATCTTCATTAATGATGAGCTTGTAACATTTGGTCAGACTTATGCCCAGGAGAATGGTTACAAGATTGATGAAATGGGTATTCTTGCTCTTTACAGTTGCATTGATTCTCTTCAGAGAGAAGATCATTCAGTAACTGTTGCGGAAGTAAAAGAAGTAATGGATAAGGCAATCGCACATTCACAGAAAGCTTCAGCCAAGAAGCTGGTGAAGAGAGTATTCGGAAGAAATACAGATTCGTCGGACAGAATTATTCTTTCCGAACGAGATTTCAACATTTAA